A part of Ziziphus jujuba cultivar Dongzao chromosome 8, ASM3175591v1 genomic DNA contains:
- the LOC107413960 gene encoding uroporphyrinogen decarboxylase yields the protein MSCTYTCNSTPFSLALSLASSTRSRFASKPRFQCSLGGTVAEPKIAPVTEPLLLNAVRGEDVERPPVWLMRQAGRYMKSYQIICEKYPSFRERSENVDLVVEISLQPWNVFKPDGVILFSDILTPLAGMNVPFDIVKGKGPVIFNPLGTAADVDQVREFVPEESVPYVGEALTILRKEVDNKAAVLGFVGAPFTLASYVVEGGSSKHFSKIKRLAFSQPKVLHALLQKFTTSMAKYIQYQADNGAQAVQIFDSWATELSPVDFEEFSLPYLKQIVDTVKQTHPDLPLILYASGSGGLLERLVLTGVDVVSLDWTVDMAEGRRRLGSNIPVQGNVDPGVLFGSKDFITARINDTVKKAGRGRHILNLGHGIVVGTPEENVAHFFEVAKGLRY from the exons ATGTCGTGCACTTACACCTGCAATTCCACACCATTTTCCTTAGCTCTCTCCCTTGCTTCCTCTACAAGATCCAGATTCGCTTCCAAGCCCCGATTCCAATGTTCTCTTGGAG GGACTGTGGCAGAACCCAAAATTGCCCCTGTCACTGAGCCCCTTTTGCTTAACGCTGTTCGTGGGGAAGATGTTGAAAGACCCCCAGTTTGGCTCATGAGGCAAGCAGGGAGGTACATGAAG AGTTATCAAATTATCTGCGAGAAGTATCCTTCATTTCGTGAAAGATCAGAGAATGTTGACCTTGTAGTGGAAATCTCATTACAGCCTTGGAATGTTTTCAAACCTGATGGG GTTATTTTGTTCTCGGACATTCTAACTCCTCTTGCTGGGATGAATGTACCATTCGACATTGTGAAAGGAAAGGGTCCTGTCATATTCAATCCTCTAGGCACAGCTGCTGATGTTGATCAAGTGAGAGAATTTGTTCCTGAAGAATCGGTTCCATATGTCGGGGAAGCATTGACAATTTTGCGGAAAGAG GTAGATAATAAAGCAGCAGTGCTAGGTTTTGTCGGGGCTCCTTTCACTTTAGCATCATATGTGGTTGAAGGTGGCTCATCAAAGCACTTCTCGAAGATAAAGAGATTAGCTTTCTCTCAACCGAag GTCCTTCATGCATTACTTCAGAAATTTACCACTTCCATGGCAAAATATATTCAATACCAAGCTGACAATGGAGCTCAAGCTGTTCAGATCTTTGATTCATGGGCCACAGAACTTAGCCCTGTGGATTTTGAGGAGTTCAGTCTGCCATACTTGAAGCAGATTGTGGATACTGTTAAACAAACCCATCCAGATCTCCCTCTAATACTTTATGCAAGTGGATCTGGGGGCTTGCTTGAAAGATTGGTTTTGACAGGTGTTGATGTAGTTAGTTTGGATTGGACTGTTGATATGGCTGAAGGTAGAAGGCGACTGGGATCAAATATACCAGTTCAAGGTAATGTGGATCCTGGTGTTCTTTTCGGTTCAAAGGATTTCATCACTGCCCGAATAAATGATACTGTAAAGAAAGCCGGTCGAGGGAGACATATTTTGAATCTTGGCCATGGAATTGTAGTAGGTACACCTGAGGAGAATGTTGCTCATTTCTTTGAGGTTGCTAAAGGTCTCAGATACTGA